Proteins encoded within one genomic window of Candidatus Nezhaarchaeota archaeon:
- a CDS encoding HEPN domain-containing protein — translation MTKQDEVNSLLERSRRFYESALFQIEKDFHDLAMFSFEQSLQLFLKAALLSLGVDYPRTHSIRRLLELVHELTGDEDVKELWVEHSVELALLEDAYITSRYVPRDFRIEEAMRVKGVVDRVFRVVREALSKVS, via the coding sequence TTGACTAAACAAGATGAAGTAAATAGTCTCTTGGAGAGATCTAGGCGTTTCTACGAATCCGCCCTTTTTCAGATCGAGAAGGACTTTCATGACTTGGCGATGTTTAGTTTCGAGCAAAGTCTCCAATTGTTCCTGAAGGCGGCTCTACTCTCTCTGGGTGTAGACTATCCGAGAACGCACAGCATTAGAAGGCTACTCGAATTGGTGCACGAGCTTACGGGAGACGAAGACGTTAAAGAGCTGTGGGTGGAGCATAGCGTAGAACTAGCTTTACTCGAAGATGCCTACATAACTTCAAGATACGTGCCAAGAGATTTCAGAATTGAAGAAGCGATGAGGGTTAAAGGAGTAGTGGATAGGGTGTTTAGAGTTGTCAGAGAAGCTCTTAGTAAAGTTAGCTAG
- a CDS encoding 3-hydroxyacyl-CoA dehydrogenase NAD-binding domain-containing protein translates to MEEDHIKKIAVVGAGTMGHSTAEVYAINGHDVILIDLSDEILRSAIERIRWSLEGLAGRGLIKEPIDAILRWTKATTSYEDAKDVDFVIECGG, encoded by the coding sequence GTGGAGGAAGATCATATCAAGAAGATTGCTGTTGTAGGAGCAGGAACAATGGGTCACAGTACAGCTGAAGTGTACGCAATTAACGGCCACGACGTTATACTCATCGACCTAAGTGATGAGATACTGAGAAGTGCTATTGAAAGAATTAGGTGGAGTCTTGAAGGACTGGCTGGAAGAGGGTTGATCAAAGAACCCATTGACGCAATCCTAAGATGGACAAAGGCTACAACCTCCTACGAGGATGCAAAGGATGTCGACTTCGTTATAGAATGCGGTGGTTGA
- a CDS encoding radical SAM protein — MPSLVTISRSYYWKVTYSPKLRRVSIYNSECNFACRGCPYLTGLFKIEGRPLKIEKIEAVLLKLKPETVFFCGREPTVNPDLPELIDFAKKLKAHVRILTNGSNPIPEGVDAASVSIKAYTDSIHVDYTGKPNHDVLKNFAEAYERGVELKASSVFIPNYIDIDEIEKIAHFIASIDQSIPYHIIGFIPFGNVPWRAPTLSEMLVAVEIARKYLKNVTWSLPNTALKDYPSSLPETSLRDWKESVRVL, encoded by the coding sequence ATGCCCTCTCTAGTAACAATTAGTCGCTCCTATTATTGGAAAGTGACGTACTCACCAAAGCTTAGAAGAGTTAGCATATATAATAGCGAGTGCAACTTTGCATGCAGGGGATGCCCATACCTCACAGGGCTCTTTAAAATTGAAGGGCGCCCCCTTAAAATTGAGAAGATAGAGGCAGTTCTCCTGAAGCTTAAACCTGAAACCGTATTCTTCTGCGGTCGTGAACCAACCGTAAATCCAGACCTACCTGAGCTCATAGACTTCGCGAAGAAGTTAAAAGCTCACGTTAGAATTCTGACCAATGGCTCAAATCCTATACCTGAAGGGGTTGATGCGGCTTCGGTAAGCATAAAAGCGTACACCGATAGCATTCACGTCGATTACACTGGAAAGCCCAATCACGACGTCCTCAAGAACTTTGCTGAAGCTTATGAAAGAGGTGTAGAGCTGAAGGCAAGCAGCGTCTTCATCCCCAATTACATAGACATCGATGAAATAGAGAAGATAGCCCATTTCATAGCGAGCATAGATCAATCGATACCCTACCATATCATAGGCTTCATACCCTTTGGCAATGTCCCTTGGAGGGCCCCCACATTAAGCGAGATGCTAGTAGCCGTTGAAATTGCTAGGAAATACCTTAAGAATGTTACATGGTCCTTGCCCAACACCGCCCTCAAGGACTATCCCTCATCTCTACCAGAGACTTCTTTGAGAGACTGGAAAGAAAGTGTGAGGGTGTTGTAA
- a CDS encoding nucleotidyltransferase domain-containing protein: MSEKLLVKLARHRAEVFRNLKHYLKVVVETVKELDENAEVYLFGSVVEGTYTLSSDIDILVVTDQPPEEVLVKLWERGIKDPFEVHVIRREMLELYKWRSKLVKVEEFSASLSPRKTVSP; the protein is encoded by the coding sequence TTGTCAGAGAAGCTCTTAGTAAAGTTAGCTAGGCATAGAGCTGAAGTTTTTAGAAACCTCAAGCACTACCTTAAGGTAGTCGTAGAAACAGTTAAGGAACTGGATGAGAACGCCGAAGTCTACCTCTTTGGTAGTGTTGTTGAAGGTACGTATACGTTATCAAGCGATATAGACATACTAGTAGTCACGGACCAGCCGCCGGAGGAAGTGTTGGTAAAACTGTGGGAGAGGGGGATAAAGGATCCATTTGAAGTACACGTCATAAGAAGAGAAATGCTGGAGCTATACAAGTGGAGGTCGAAGTTGGTGAAAGTAGAGGAGTTCAGCGCCTCCCTCAGTCCTCGAAAAACGGTTTCACCATGA
- a CDS encoding ABC transporter ATP-binding protein — translation MVETINLSKVYRRGKVEVPALVDVNLQVTSGEIVGIVGPSGSGKTTLLNLIGGLDKPTKGKIFVNDVDVTSLNERELAEYRLKMVGFVFQFYNLIPTLTALENVELPMALAGVPKSERRKRAFELLEMVGLEARASHKPDELSGGEQQRVAIARALANNPAIVLADEPTGDLDSKSARSLMNLVRRLNKENGQTFIIVTHDPIVVDACTRVYSIRDGRIEGSREVANH, via the coding sequence ATGGTCGAAACCATCAACTTGAGCAAGGTCTACAGACGTGGTAAGGTGGAGGTTCCAGCTTTAGTCGATGTAAACCTTCAAGTAACTTCTGGTGAAATAGTTGGAATTGTAGGTCCATCAGGTTCAGGGAAGACCACACTCCTCAACCTCATAGGGGGCTTGGACAAACCAACGAAGGGGAAAATCTTCGTAAATGACGTGGATGTAACGTCACTAAATGAGAGAGAATTAGCTGAATATAGATTGAAGATGGTGGGCTTTGTCTTCCAGTTTTACAACCTTATACCAACTCTAACAGCTCTAGAGAACGTCGAGCTACCGATGGCGTTGGCTGGAGTGCCAAAAAGCGAGAGGAGGAAGAGGGCCTTCGAGCTCTTAGAGATGGTGGGTTTGGAAGCTAGAGCAAGTCATAAGCCTGACGAGCTGAGTGGTGGAGAGCAACAGAGGGTAGCCATAGCTAGAGCTCTGGCAAACAATCCTGCAATAGTCTTAGCTGACGAGCCTACGGGGGACCTAGACTCGAAGTCGGCAAGGTCGCTAATGAACCTTGTGAGACGACTAAACAAAGAGAATGGCCAGACATTCATCATAGTAACTCACGATCCCATAGTTGTAGATGCATGTACAAGAGTCTATAGCATTAGGGATGGGAGAATAGAGGGTAGCAGAGAAGTGGCTAACCATTAG
- a CDS encoding stage II sporulation protein M codes for MFSPQISYVKLPTTPIRMSLVLVSSMIFFLGIFIGYSSAHSLKSLVEDLEYLFSPLTGFPPIMLTVVVLVNNFIKTFLFMLLGILFAIPTVFFALINGVILGALGFFVAEEKGVLFLLTGLLPHGVFEIPALLISCALGIGIGMSVVRRIRRKDVSIGSVVISCIKAYFKIVMPLLVLAAFIEIYVTPLLLQQLL; via the coding sequence ATGTTCTCACCACAAATCTCCTATGTGAAACTGCCAACTACACCCATTCGAATGAGCTTAGTGCTCGTTAGCTCAATGATATTCTTCCTAGGCATTTTTATAGGCTATTCCTCAGCTCATTCCTTAAAGAGCTTAGTAGAGGATTTGGAGTACCTATTTAGCCCTTTAACGGGCTTTCCCCCCATCATGTTGACGGTAGTGGTATTGGTCAATAACTTCATTAAAACCTTTTTATTCATGTTACTGGGGATCTTGTTCGCAATACCAACAGTGTTCTTTGCCCTGATTAACGGCGTCATACTTGGAGCCCTTGGCTTCTTTGTGGCGGAGGAGAAAGGGGTGCTCTTTCTCCTTACAGGTCTGTTGCCCCATGGGGTCTTTGAGATCCCAGCTTTACTGATAAGCTGTGCTCTGGGGATTGGGATAGGAATGAGCGTGGTCAGAAGGATTCGCAGGAAGGACGTTAGCATCGGTAGTGTTGTAATATCCTGTATCAAGGCTTACTTTAAGATCGTCATGCCCCTCCTTGTTCTTGCTGCTTTTATTGAGATTTACGTAACTCCACTTCTTCTTCAACAGCTGCTTTGA
- a CDS encoding DUF2117 domain-containing protein has protein sequence MKICLRFHMSKIFDSGWAAKLLKFFKDYGEVVAVVSGTMGAVAMMDSGLNINILKERFVDWANRREFDLVISATQTISVNRMLADGWHLSRRLRFPVIGIETSTMTLAYWGNVEEIAKEFAAKLGFKLVEGPDFGITFWRDGKVEYRRILAVEPGDWILVNGIIVGRAIKEDVIFVCESGRILEVKGAEVNWHGVQKLGYIDLEKAKIDTIKVLRDEVKNRARLSYSAGRKIAFIDHAGYEVFKFLEEGICCAVTIGDDTTAIVGDILERFGVPVIGVVDGDLNGLLPTAKLHPNSVILKVKNDDAFGRRIYRKVFQERDVIEGDLESIKHEILKLLAEEG, from the coding sequence ATGAAGATATGTTTAAGGTTCCACATGAGCAAGATATTTGACTCAGGATGGGCAGCGAAACTCTTGAAGTTCTTTAAGGATTACGGTGAGGTTGTGGCAGTGGTCTCCGGAACCATGGGCGCCGTCGCCATGATGGATTCAGGGCTGAACATCAACATCTTGAAGGAGAGGTTCGTAGACTGGGCGAATAGAAGAGAGTTTGACCTAGTTATAAGTGCAACTCAAACAATCTCAGTTAACAGGATGCTCGCTGATGGCTGGCATCTCTCCAGGAGGTTAAGGTTCCCAGTAATCGGAATAGAGACTAGTACCATGACCCTAGCGTACTGGGGAAATGTAGAGGAGATAGCGAAAGAGTTTGCTGCAAAGTTAGGGTTCAAGCTTGTAGAAGGACCAGATTTCGGTATTACTTTTTGGAGGGATGGAAAGGTAGAGTATAGAAGGATATTAGCAGTTGAGCCTGGAGATTGGATTTTAGTGAATGGTATAATAGTTGGGAGGGCTATCAAGGAGGATGTGATCTTCGTCTGCGAATCTGGTAGAATATTGGAGGTTAAGGGTGCTGAAGTTAATTGGCATGGAGTTCAGAAGCTTGGCTACATAGATTTAGAGAAGGCCAAGATTGATACGATAAAAGTGTTGAGAGACGAGGTTAAGAATAGGGCAAGACTAAGCTACTCAGCTGGAAGGAAAATTGCCTTCATAGATCACGCTGGATACGAGGTCTTTAAGTTTCTAGAGGAAGGTATTTGTTGTGCAGTCACAATCGGTGATGATACGACAGCCATTGTAGGAGATATTCTAGAGAGGTTTGGAGTACCAGTGATCGGAGTTGTTGATGGGGACTTAAATGGTCTTCTCCCTACAGCAAAGCTTCATCCGAACTCCGTGATTCTTAAAGTGAAAAATGATGATGCCTTCGGGAGGAGGATTTATAGAAAAGTATTTCAAGAGCGTGATGTCATCGAAGGTGACTTAGAGTCTATAAAGCATGAAATATTGAAGTTGCTCGCTGAAGAAGGATAA